The segment TTCATCGGCCTGTCGTAATAGTGAAAGAGTTCGATCAGACAACGCCACTCCTTTATCGCGCTGTATGTGAAGGTCGCACACTGAAAAAAGCCCTGGTCAGGATGTACCGAATTTTAGAATCAGGCATTGAGTCTGAATATTTCAATATCATCATGGAAAACGTCAAAATTACCACGGTTTCGCCTTATCTTGCCCCTAACGGCATAAGTAGCACCCACCTTGAAACGCTTGAAGTGCGTTATGAGGCAATCACCTGGACGTTTACGGAAGGAAATATTATCTACCGCGACGCATGGAACGATCGCGTCTGTGCCTGACGACGGCGGGCATCGGTAGAGGCCATCCTTTAAAGAAGAGGGTACTGAAAAAATCACCGTTCGGAAATTTCAGCGGTTCCGGTATAACACTCTCTGTCGTGTGCTGGCCACGTCACAGCACAATCGCGACCAGCACCGCCAACAGCAGGGCAATATAAACGCGGGCGTGCAGGGCATCCGGTACGGCCGGAACAACGCGGCGGATAAACAGAATGCCCAGCCAGCCTGCCAGCGTCAGCAGCGCCAGGATTTTCAGATTGATAAAGCCGAGGTAGCCGGGGGCCTTGACCGCCTGTAGCCCGCTTACGATATAGACAGCCGCGCCGCAAACGGCAACGGGCAGGGAGAGCGGATTCGCCGCGCTTACGCAGTCGCGCATTGTGTAGCCATGTCGCCTGAGCAGCGGTACGGTCATCACGCTGCCGCCCACGCCAAGCAGTGCCGCCACCAGGCCGATCGCCACCCCGCCGACGCCAGAGGTTAAGGCCGAAAGCCTGCGCCGGGTGGGGCGGAGTAGAAAGCCTTTGCGCATCAGGCAATCTGCCAGGGTAACCAGCATATAAATCATAAACAGCAGCCGGATGGTCCGATCGGCAATCTCTCCGGCAAGCAGCGATCCCATTACAGCCCCTATTGCGATGTACCCTGCCAGCGGAAACAGCATGGCGGCTGACAGCCTGCCCGCCCGCCAGTTCTGCCAGCTTGCCCAGCCGGCGTTAAATATCATCACCGCCGTGGAGGTCGCGACGGCAATATGCATGGCGCTGTCGGACAGGTCGGGCTGGCGCACCAGCATCTGATAGATAAAAGGCACCACCACAAAGCCGCCGCCAAAGCCAAAAAGCACCGTGGTGATGCCGGTGGCAAAACCCGCGAGTAAAATCGTTATTAACTCCGCCATTCATTTATTCCATCAGATGCGTTAAGCGACGATCCTAACGTGGGAACCTGGCGCTTCCCATTTCTGCGGCGCTCATTTACCCTTGCGAATCGGTCAGGCTGGGTGGTGACGGTGTAGATGCGTAACGTGCATATTGATGATTATGATGCGCTCGCCCGCGAAGTGGTGGCGGTGGGTAACGACTATCCGGAGGGGTATCGGCTTCCCACGCACCGCCACCGGCGGGCGCAGCTTTTATATGGCGCTACCGGGCTGATGGAAGTCACCACGGATATGGGGCGCTGGACCGTGCCGCCGCAGCATGCGGTATGGATCCCGCCGCAGATGGCGCACAGCGTGAAGTTTACCGGCGTTTCAACGCGCAGCCTCTATATCGAACCCGCCAGCGCCAGCAGACTGAACGGCGGGGAGGCGTGCAAAATTATCAGCGTGTCGCCGCTGCTGAGGCAGCTACTGATTGAGGCGGTAATGCTGGATCCGCTCTACGACTCGCCGCGCGATCGCCTGCTGATCTCGCTGCTGCTGGAAGAGCTGGCACTGATGCCCTGCCGCCAGTTTGATATCCCCTTGCCACGTGAGGAAAAGCTGTTGAAGCGGTGTCAGGCCTTTCTGGCCGCGCCGGATATCCACGATGCGGCGGATGACTGGGCCGCCATGCTGTTTATGAGCCAGAGCACCTTCCGGCGCTACTTCCTTAAGCAGACGGGGATGTCGTTTATGGCCTGGCGGCAGCGGGCCTGTGTGGTTGTCGCGCTCAGCAGGCTGGTGGAGGGAACGCCGGTATCCGGGGTGGCGCTGGCGCTGGGCTACGACAGCGGATCGTCGTTTTCCACCATGTTCCGCCGGGTTACCGGCCAGCCGCCTTCGTTTTACCTGCCTGGCGGTCAGCTGGCGCGTACAGAACACCCGCTCAGAGGGTAAAGGTATCCGCATCGCGCCACGCCGGAAAGCGCTCGCGATAGTCGCTCAGCGTTTCCATAGACAGTTCAGCATTTAACACGGCGGGCTGATGCGGCTCGCCCGCCGCCAGGATCTCACCCTGCGGGCTGATAATTCGGCTGTCGCCGCTGTAGTGATGGTGGTTGCCGTCGCTGCCCACGCGGTTGCACCCGGCGATGTACGCCTGATTCTCAATGGCGCGGGCCAGCAGCAGCGCCTGCCAGTGGGCGGCGCGCGCTTCGGGCCAGTTAGCCACGTAAAGCGCCAGATCGTAATCATTGCGACTGCGTGAGAACACCGGGAAACGCAGGTCATAGCAGACCTGCGGCAGGATCCGCCAGCCGCGCCACTCGATTATCTCCCGACGGTCGCCCGCCAGGTAATGATGATGCTCATCGGCCATGCGGAACAGATGTCGCTTATCATAGCGATGCACCTTACCGCCCGGCTCCACCAGCAGAAAACGGTTAACCGCGCCTTTTGCGGTCTGAATGGCAGCACTGCCCCCGACCAGCGCCCCGGTGGCCTTCGCTTTCTCATGCAGCCAGTCTGTCACCCGCGCTTCCGGCAGGGAGCTTTTCGCCGCCTCCATGGCAAACCCGGTGGTAAACATCTCCGGCAGCACAATCAGATCGCGCCCCTTCAGGTCGGCCAGCAGCGTATCGAAAAAGCGCAGGTTGGCTTCGCCATCCATCCAGACCAGCGGCTGCTGGAGAACGGTCAGATTTAAAGTTGACACAGGCGCTCCGCGGCAGCATCCAGCGTGGCTTCCTGTTTGGCAAAGCACAGGCGGATCAGTTTATAAGGGAAAGGTCCGGCGCAGAATACCGACAGCGGAATAGCCGCCACGCCCACCTCTTTCGTGAGCCACTGGCAGAACGCCACGTCATCCAGATCGGAAATGGCGCTGTAGTCGGCCAGCAGAAAGTAGGTTCCTTCGCAGGGCAGCACCTTCAGGCGGCTTGGTTCCAGCGCCTGAATAAAGCGGTCGCGTCGGGCACGATAAAATTCGGGCAGTTCGCGATAGTGTTCCGGCTCGGCATTCAGCATATCGGCCAGCGCCAGCTGGGCCGGCGTATTTACCGCAAAGGTCAGATACTGATGTACCTTGCGCACCTCAGCCGACAGCGCGGGCGGCGCTATGCAGTAGCCCACCT is part of the Erwinia sp. HDF1-3R genome and harbors:
- the tssD gene encoding type VI secretion system tube protein TssD, with amino-acid sequence MSAPAHLWLEDENGSPVVGSCLIPQRLGSIELKSFSHGVTIPVESGWGKLTGTRVHRPVVIVKEFDQTTPLLYRAVCEGRTLKKALVRMYRILESGIESEYFNIIMENVKITTVSPYLAPNGISSTHLETLEVRYEAITWTFTEGNIIYRDAWNDRVCA
- a CDS encoding sulfite exporter TauE/SafE family protein is translated as MAELITILLAGFATGITTVLFGFGGGFVVVPFIYQMLVRQPDLSDSAMHIAVATSTAVMIFNAGWASWQNWRAGRLSAAMLFPLAGYIAIGAVMGSLLAGEIADRTIRLLFMIYMLVTLADCLMRKGFLLRPTRRRLSALTSGVGGVAIGLVAALLGVGGSVMTVPLLRRHGYTMRDCVSAANPLSLPVAVCGAAVYIVSGLQAVKAPGYLGFINLKILALLTLAGWLGILFIRRVVPAVPDALHARVYIALLLAVLVAIVL
- a CDS encoding helix-turn-helix transcriptional regulator, whose translation is MRNVHIDDYDALAREVVAVGNDYPEGYRLPTHRHRRAQLLYGATGLMEVTTDMGRWTVPPQHAVWIPPQMAHSVKFTGVSTRSLYIEPASASRLNGGEACKIISVSPLLRQLLIEAVMLDPLYDSPRDRLLISLLLEELALMPCRQFDIPLPREEKLLKRCQAFLAAPDIHDAADDWAAMLFMSQSTFRRYFLKQTGMSFMAWRQRACVVVALSRLVEGTPVSGVALALGYDSGSSFSTMFRRVTGQPPSFYLPGGQLARTEHPLRG
- a CDS encoding amidohydrolase, giving the protein MSTLNLTVLQQPLVWMDGEANLRFFDTLLADLKGRDLIVLPEMFTTGFAMEAAKSSLPEARVTDWLHEKAKATGALVGGSAAIQTAKGAVNRFLLVEPGGKVHRYDKRHLFRMADEHHHYLAGDRREIIEWRGWRILPQVCYDLRFPVFSRSRNDYDLALYVANWPEARAAHWQALLLARAIENQAYIAGCNRVGSDGNHHHYSGDSRIISPQGEILAAGEPHQPAVLNAELSMETLSDYRERFPAWRDADTFTL